The DNA window AACTGCCAGTCGCGCTCCAGGTGGTGCGCCGGCACGGCATGGCCGAAGCGGGCCAGGTAGCGCAGGAATTCCTCATACAGGCTGGGCGCGTCCAGCACTTCACGCAGCTGCGCCTGGCCGGGTGCGTCGTGGGCAAACACCTTGAGCATGCCGGCGTTCTTGTTGCCGAGCAGGAATTCGATGGTGCGGTACTGCAGCGACTGGAAGCCGGACGAAGGCCCGAGCAGGTTGCGGAAGCCCATGTATTCGGAAGGGGTCAGCGTTTCCAGCACCGACCACTGCTCGGTCAGCTGGCGCAGCACCTGCTTGGCGCGCGCCATCACCTTGCGCGCCTGCCAGACCTGATCCCGCTGCAGGAAGCCGATGGCCGCACGCAGTTCGTGGATCATCAACTTCATCCACAGCTCGGACACCTGGTGCTGGACGATGAAGAGCATCTCGTCGTGATGCGGCGGATCGGAAACCAGCTGCTGCGCGGACAGCAACTTGTCCAGGCGCAGGTAGCCGCCATAGGTCAGGCGTCCCTCCAGATCGGTGTGGATGCCTTCCTCCAGCGCGCGCTGGTTTTTCTCTACGGTCATGGTTTCCTCCATGGGCCGATTCTAACCGGCTGGTCCCAGCGCACCCGTCCAGAGCCGGCGTGCCCATGCTCGTGGCGCCTCGGCCACCCGCCACGGGTCGCCACCGCAGCGGCGCGAATAGCGGCTCGCCAACCGTCGATCCAGGCCTTGTGCCCGGCGCGTTCCCGGCCATTGGTTGCACTTGCAACGATCCGCCAAGCCATTGACACAAAAGGAAATAGGCTTGCCTGTGTTGCAGCGCAGGACGGCAGAACCGCGAGGGTTCTTTAACATCGACGGACTAACATACGCCGCAACACCTGCACGAGTGACCCGCTGGCAATGACTATCGCAGCCAAGTTTGAAATCGAATTCCTGCAATACCTGGGCCCGGATGGCCGCCTCGTCCGCGAGGATCTGCCCGAGGCCGGGCGTGACACCCAGCGCCTGCGCGAACTGTTCAAACAGATGCTGTTCGTGCGCACCTTCGACACCAAGGCGATCGCCTTGCAGCGCACCGGCAAGCTGGGCACGTACGCCTCCTGCCTGGGCCACGAAGCCACCCATGTGGGCATTGGCGCGTCGATGAAGCCGGACGATGTCTTCGCTCCCAGCTACCGCGAATACGGGGCGCAGTTCATGCGCGGCGTGCTGCCGCGCGACGTGCTGATGTACTGGGGCGGCGATGAGCGCGGCAACGATTTCAAGGCCGAGGGCGCGCGTCACGACTTCGCCTGGAGCGTGCCGATTTCCACCCAGTGCCTGCACGCGGCCGGCGCGGCGCTGAAGTTCAAGCTGCGCGGCGAGCCCAATATCGCGGTGTCCACCTGCGGCGACGGCGGTTCATCCAAGACCGATTTCTATGCCGCACTGAACTCCGCCGGCGCGTTCGAACTGCCGCTGGTGCTGTGCGTGGTCAACAACGGCTGGGCGATCTCGGTGCCGCGCAAGGCGCAGACCGGCGCGCAGACGCTGGCGCAGAAGGGCCTGGCCGGCGGCCTGCACTGCCTGCAGGTCGACGGCAACGACATGATCGCCGTGCTCGAAGCCATGCGCCGCGCGAGTGAGCGCGCACGCAAGGGCCAGGGTGGCACGGTGCTGGAATTCGTCACCTATCGCCTGTCCGATCACACCACCGCCGACGACGCGCGCCGCTACCGCGACGACGCCGAAGTCAAAGCCGCCTGGGAACGCGAGCCGATGACGCGCCTGCGTACCTGGCTCACCGCGCAGGGCGTGTGGAGCGAGGCCGAGGAAGCGGCGTGGAAGGAAGAATGCGGCGCGCGCGTGGACGAGGAGGTCAACGCCTACCTCAACACGCCGGTGCAGCCGGTCGAAGCGATGTTCGATTTCCTGTATGCCGATGCGC is part of the Pseudoxanthomonas indica genome and encodes:
- the pdhA gene encoding pyruvate dehydrogenase (acetyl-transferring) E1 component subunit alpha, with translation MTIAAKFEIEFLQYLGPDGRLVREDLPEAGRDTQRLRELFKQMLFVRTFDTKAIALQRTGKLGTYASCLGHEATHVGIGASMKPDDVFAPSYREYGAQFMRGVLPRDVLMYWGGDERGNDFKAEGARHDFAWSVPISTQCLHAAGAALKFKLRGEPNIAVSTCGDGGSSKTDFYAALNSAGAFELPLVLCVVNNGWAISVPRKAQTGAQTLAQKGLAGGLHCLQVDGNDMIAVLEAMRRASERARKGQGGTVLEFVTYRLSDHTTADDARRYRDDAEVKAAWEREPMTRLRTWLTAQGVWSEAEEAAWKEECGARVDEEVNAYLNTPVQPVEAMFDFLYADAPPELLAQRAAAIAAEGR
- a CDS encoding tryptophan 2,3-dioxygenase, producing MTVEKNQRALEEGIHTDLEGRLTYGGYLRLDKLLSAQQLVSDPPHHDEMLFIVQHQVSELWMKLMIHELRAAIGFLQRDQVWQARKVMARAKQVLRQLTEQWSVLETLTPSEYMGFRNLLGPSSGFQSLQYRTIEFLLGNKNAGMLKVFAHDAPGQAQLREVLDAPSLYEEFLRYLARFGHAVPAHHLERDWQLPHVSDPALLPVFERIYENTDRYWREYSLCEDLVDLESQFQLWRFRHMRTVMRIIGFKRGTGGSSGVGFLKQALELSFFPELFEVRTSIDGQPEGSY